Proteins co-encoded in one Halococcoides cellulosivorans genomic window:
- a CDS encoding BolA/IbaG family iron-sulfur metabolism protein: MDHADLEARIAADFEDADVTVTAPRPHDDDHLAAGVVSPAFEGMDTLDRHDRVRDAVGDLLTREIHALKITARTPDELDE, translated from the coding sequence ATGGACCACGCCGATCTGGAAGCCCGGATCGCCGCCGACTTCGAGGACGCCGACGTGACCGTGACCGCGCCGCGACCGCACGACGACGATCATCTCGCCGCTGGCGTCGTCTCGCCCGCCTTCGAAGGTATGGACACGCTCGACAGACACGACCGCGTTCGCGACGCCGTGGGTGACCTGCTGACCAGAGAGATCCACGCGCTGAAGATCACGGCGCGCACACCCGACGAACTCGACGAGTGA
- a CDS encoding glutaredoxin family protein, producing MTPDTSDIQTDVDAAIADHEVICFIKGTPERPQCGFSQRAVGLIGERRDDFAAVNVLDELSAYRAALEEHSGWETIPQVYVDGEFVGGSDVLQELAEQEELAETLNAVDA from the coding sequence ATGACACCCGACACGTCCGATATCCAGACCGACGTCGACGCAGCGATCGCGGATCACGAAGTGATCTGTTTCATCAAGGGCACACCCGAGCGCCCGCAGTGTGGGTTCTCCCAGCGCGCGGTCGGCCTGATCGGTGAGCGCCGCGACGATTTCGCGGCGGTGAACGTCCTCGACGAACTGTCGGCCTATCGTGCGGCCCTTGAGGAACACAGCGGGTGGGAGACCATCCCCCAGGTGTACGTCGACGGCGAGTTCGTCGGTGGGAGTGACGTGCTCCAAGAGTTGGCCGAACAGGAGGAGTTGGCCGAGACGCTCAACGCCGTCGACGCCTAG
- a CDS encoding HFX_2341 family transcriptional regulator, protein MHTHIVPVGFDYDRLIAPLVREQLDVDRAILLEGAVGSEANVEYSRTIAAKLETDFANLLGADTERISIADVYDYDAAFERAYGLIDDELDRDADAEVWVNISAMPRTVSFAFATAANSLAVEREDDRDRIHTYYTAPEKYLETELAEELQAQIDLLEDLEVEGDDRIAERLASARDLIEEFDERGTTIGAKEIDGQYVLELPVASFSNVKPFEEVILFTLGDQGPFESVSELAQSLARELGEEYTDSFRSKVLYNVDRLGPGGKGYIEQDEHGKSYRTRLSRIGELWVRAHSSNGESVSPENL, encoded by the coding sequence ATGCACACCCACATCGTCCCGGTCGGATTCGATTACGACCGGCTGATCGCGCCGCTCGTCCGCGAGCAACTCGACGTGGATCGGGCCATCCTGCTCGAAGGCGCGGTCGGGAGCGAGGCCAACGTCGAGTACTCCCGGACCATCGCGGCGAAACTCGAAACCGACTTCGCGAACCTGCTCGGCGCGGACACCGAGCGCATCTCGATCGCGGACGTCTACGACTACGACGCGGCCTTCGAGCGCGCGTATGGCCTGATCGACGACGAACTCGACCGGGACGCCGACGCCGAGGTGTGGGTGAACATCTCCGCGATGCCTCGAACGGTGAGTTTCGCGTTCGCGACCGCGGCGAACTCGCTGGCGGTCGAACGCGAGGACGACCGCGACCGGATCCACACCTACTACACCGCCCCCGAGAAGTATCTCGAAACCGAACTCGCCGAGGAGTTACAGGCCCAGATCGACCTGCTGGAAGATCTGGAAGTGGAGGGCGACGACCGCATCGCGGAGCGCCTCGCGAGCGCGCGCGATCTGATCGAAGAGTTCGACGAGCGCGGCACGACCATCGGAGCCAAAGAGATCGACGGGCAGTACGTCCTCGAACTTCCGGTCGCCTCGTTTTCGAACGTCAAGCCCTTCGAGGAGGTCATCCTCTTCACGCTGGGCGATCAGGGCCCCTTCGAATCGGTCTCGGAACTTGCCCAGTCGCTCGCCCGCGAACTCGGCGAGGAGTACACCGACAGCTTCCGGTCGAAAGTGCTGTACAACGTCGATCGACTCGGCCCGGGCGGGAAAGGCTACATCGAACAGGACGAACACGGGAAATCGTATCGGACGCGCCTCTCACGGATCGGTGAGTTGTGGGTCCGCGCGCACTCCTCGAACGGCGAGTCGGTGAGCCCCGAAAACCTCTAG
- a CDS encoding DUF3311 domain-containing protein, whose translation MTDRTRIALWGGVAVVLAALAVPWFLWRSDTVVAALPVWIWWHIVWMALTALVFWTFTRRAWGLGIVELDAETPDPDGADERPYGGEP comes from the coding sequence ATGACCGACCGCACGCGGATCGCGCTCTGGGGTGGCGTGGCCGTCGTTTTGGCCGCGCTGGCGGTGCCGTGGTTTCTCTGGCGATCGGACACCGTCGTCGCCGCGCTCCCGGTGTGGATCTGGTGGCACATTGTGTGGATGGCGCTGACTGCGCTCGTCTTCTGGACGTTCACCCGGCGCGCGTGGGGGCTCGGGATCGTGGAACTGGACGCAGAGACTCCCGATCCCGACGGCGCTGACGAACGCCCGTACGGAGGTGAGCCGTGA
- a CDS encoding DsrE/DsrF/DrsH-like family protein, producing MTGYAIVLASPELERIQAVSTIASIAASSDIPVEVFVTMNALTAFESETVAEESFETEGAVGEAMLASDEVPLFVEQFEQAASIGPLTVYACEMAMDLLRLETDDLSDVFVDTLGVAGFLNSAQDKQVVFV from the coding sequence ATGACAGGCTATGCAATCGTCCTCGCATCCCCCGAACTCGAACGGATTCAGGCAGTCAGCACCATCGCCTCCATCGCGGCCTCCTCGGACATCCCCGTCGAGGTGTTCGTCACGATGAACGCGCTCACGGCGTTCGAATCCGAGACCGTCGCCGAGGAGTCGTTCGAGACGGAGGGCGCCGTCGGTGAGGCCATGCTCGCGAGCGACGAGGTCCCGCTGTTCGTCGAACAGTTCGAGCAGGCCGCATCGATCGGTCCGCTCACGGTGTACGCCTGCGAGATGGCGATGGACCTCCTTCGACTGGAGACGGACGACCTCTCGGACGTGTTCGTGGACACGCTCGGGGTCGCCGGCTTCCTGAACAGCGCGCAGGACAAACAGGTCGTCTTTGTGTGA
- a CDS encoding sulfurtransferase TusA family protein, with translation MSEHDPDVTVDSRGATCPGPLMDLIGTVKESEEGTVIDLLTGDSGSKNDVPDWLDEAGHEHLGTVQADDHWRISIRV, from the coding sequence ATGAGTGAACACGACCCCGACGTCACCGTCGACTCGCGTGGGGCGACCTGCCCCGGACCGCTGATGGACCTGATCGGCACGGTCAAAGAGTCTGAGGAGGGCACCGTCATCGACCTGTTGACCGGCGACAGCGGCTCGAAAAACGACGTGCCCGACTGGCTGGACGAGGCCGGCCACGAGCATCTCGGCACCGTACAGGCCGACGACCACTGGCGGATCTCGATTCGCGTATGA
- a CDS encoding NAD(P)/FAD-dependent oxidoreductase, producing the protein MSHVVIVGGGTGGTVLANRLVDALADPDAHRITVINDGPEQTYKPAFLYVAFDELTVADARRPIRELLDRRVEFVEARVTDVATDAHALTLADGTRLDYDELVLATGTGVDLSTVEGLAEGGHQFYDPDGARALREALAAFDGGDVVVSVIGTPHMCPAAPVEVTLMVEDWLDERGLREESSVTYTYPINRTHGMETLAAWTDEQFDERDIDAETFFNAERVDPEAQVIESMEGTALEYDLLITIPPHTGSALVRESGLGENGWIDVDRHTLEVTGVEDVHAIGDVADVPTSKAGSVAHYEAGVVAKRLRARLDGRTPSARYHGKTVCFVESGLDEATFVEFSYGSEPEVGPPSQATHWTKHAYNSAYWLTAQGMI; encoded by the coding sequence ATGAGTCACGTCGTCATCGTCGGCGGCGGGACCGGCGGCACGGTGCTCGCGAATCGGCTCGTCGACGCGCTGGCCGACCCCGACGCCCATCGGATCACCGTGATCAACGACGGGCCCGAGCAGACGTACAAGCCGGCGTTCCTCTACGTCGCGTTCGACGAACTCACCGTCGCGGACGCGCGCCGGCCGATCCGTGAGTTGCTCGACCGCCGGGTCGAGTTCGTCGAGGCCCGGGTCACCGACGTCGCGACCGACGCGCATGCCCTCACACTCGCGGACGGCACCCGTCTCGACTACGACGAACTCGTGCTCGCGACGGGGACCGGTGTCGATCTCTCGACGGTCGAAGGGCTCGCCGAGGGTGGCCACCAGTTCTACGACCCCGACGGGGCCCGCGCGCTCCGGGAGGCACTCGCAGCCTTCGACGGCGGCGACGTGGTCGTCTCGGTGATCGGCACGCCGCACATGTGCCCGGCCGCGCCGGTCGAGGTCACGCTGATGGTCGAGGACTGGCTCGACGAGCGGGGCCTCCGCGAGGAGAGTTCGGTCACCTACACGTATCCGATCAACCGCACGCACGGGATGGAGACGCTCGCGGCCTGGACCGACGAGCAGTTCGACGAGCGCGATATCGACGCGGAGACCTTTTTCAACGCCGAGCGGGTCGACCCCGAGGCGCAGGTCATCGAGTCGATGGAAGGGACCGCCCTGGAGTACGACCTCCTGATCACGATCCCACCGCACACCGGCAGCGCGCTGGTCCGTGAGAGTGGCCTGGGCGAGAACGGCTGGATCGACGTGGATCGGCATACCCTCGAAGTCACTGGCGTCGAGGACGTCCACGCCATCGGTGACGTGGCTGACGTGCCGACCTCCAAGGCTGGCAGCGTCGCGCACTACGAGGCGGGCGTCGTCGCGAAACGACTGCGGGCGCGTCTCGACGGGCGGACGCCGTCGGCACGGTACCACGGCAAGACCGTCTGTTTCGTCGAGAGTGGCCTCGACGAGGCAACCTTTGTCGAGTTCAGCTACGGGTCAGAACCCGAGGTTGGGCCCCCATCTCAGGCGACCCACTGGACGAAACACGCGTACAACAGTGCGTACTGGCTCACCGCACAGGGGATGATCTGA
- a CDS encoding DUF1641 domain-containing protein: MSDESPTENSEADTTATGDGAALEAVLADSDVDPEAVARLLERTDDVHAVLDLVAVATAALDDESIRTLSETGATLGGLANRATDDGAVRVLDSGLVALGEAGASDPEPAGLLDTLRALRDPDVRKGLGTLLAMAKAFGRELRERQD, translated from the coding sequence ATGTCCGACGAATCCCCGACTGAGAACTCGGAGGCCGACACGACCGCGACTGGCGACGGGGCCGCCCTCGAAGCGGTCCTCGCGGACAGCGATGTCGACCCCGAGGCCGTCGCCCGATTGCTCGAACGGACAGACGACGTGCACGCCGTCCTCGATCTGGTCGCGGTCGCGACGGCGGCGCTCGACGACGAGTCGATCCGCACGCTGAGCGAGACGGGCGCGACGCTCGGTGGTCTCGCGAACCGTGCGACCGACGACGGAGCGGTTCGCGTGCTCGATTCCGGCCTGGTTGCGCTCGGCGAGGCCGGCGCGAGCGATCCCGAACCGGCCGGACTGCTCGATACGCTGCGGGCGCTTCGGGACCCGGACGTTCGGAAAGGCCTCGGCACGCTGCTCGCGATGGCGAAAGCGTTCGGCCGCGAACTCCGCGAGCGACAGGATTGA
- a CDS encoding NYN domain-containing protein produces MGILDWRPWDSRTRVGIFVDGPNVFRDEFDVDLDELRERARDRGQCAVTRLYVDEHATPGLIQAAEERGFEVVTTSNDVDVRLGIEAVELVCEGALDTLIVVSRDSDFKPVLEVARRHGVHTVAIAPGDHGRSDALQTAADEAFTLSP; encoded by the coding sequence ATGGGCATTCTGGACTGGCGACCCTGGGATTCGCGGACCCGCGTCGGGATCTTCGTCGACGGGCCGAACGTGTTTCGCGACGAGTTCGACGTCGATCTCGACGAGTTGCGCGAGCGCGCTCGCGATCGGGGCCAGTGCGCCGTCACACGGCTGTACGTGGACGAACACGCCACGCCGGGGCTGATCCAGGCCGCCGAAGAGCGTGGCTTCGAGGTCGTGACCACCAGCAACGACGTCGACGTCCGCCTGGGCATCGAGGCGGTCGAACTCGTCTGTGAGGGGGCGCTCGACACGCTGATCGTGGTCTCACGAGACAGCGACTTCAAGCCCGTCCTCGAAGTCGCCCGACGACACGGCGTCCACACGGTCGCGATCGCGCCCGGCGATCACGGCCGGTCGGACGCCCTCCAGACCGCCGCCGACGAGGCGTTCACGCTTTCTCCGTGA
- a CDS encoding CheF family chemotaxis protein: MTERGPLDVSAVYGLYLGALDLDAERRLPAAGTLLLGARAGLAPSEIEHFDPAWLDRDRMTVTIPPQTDCDCEACADGEPGVWTPPETRAARTIPVGFSARLAALVDAIEGSITDVEGLLADAARAAPGLDPADVDGDRLARTGVQFFLDVGVSREGIARLVGRDPWSMPGVIRRPDASATALYRERDPPTTIDSVEAFPLTFDPTTFEAEPVDPGDAPEPSIGGPYGAGVDRADGELGQAVRRAERRRHGLPDPTPTETASEPAPASSPEQLLTKPLVANVTARFVSDALDREGVVDGRILLGQEQLLAFTETASAAFGDTDTERLLIPLEAVSDVGFDYVPSDLSAEFESSIAIAHRHGDDQHVLLIELAPSKQYKFRSVLFRLLFNVTPADVANPVSIDGADTGEHAAEMMLYVRPTEIRFGAPTGDAEEFTVPLGQVVHVERDHEYVDTDKRRVLYVSYLLDNRMLTAMVALRDDRLQTLFERFLKRSFQDQVNEIEGIALSAGERDVLAALASADARPDLAALLDVDADRLDAILDTLGAKSLVEVGQSGTALTGRGYLTAVRRTDAER, encoded by the coding sequence ATGACCGAGCGCGGGCCACTCGACGTCTCGGCGGTCTACGGGCTCTATCTCGGGGCACTCGATCTCGATGCCGAGCGTCGACTGCCCGCAGCGGGCACCCTCTTGCTCGGGGCCAGGGCCGGTCTCGCGCCGAGCGAGATCGAACATTTCGACCCGGCGTGGCTCGACCGCGACCGGATGACGGTCACGATTCCCCCGCAGACGGACTGTGACTGTGAGGCGTGTGCCGACGGAGAGCCGGGCGTCTGGACGCCACCCGAGACGCGGGCGGCGCGGACCATCCCGGTCGGCTTTTCGGCCCGTCTCGCGGCGCTGGTCGACGCCATCGAGGGCTCGATCACTGACGTCGAGGGGCTACTCGCAGACGCCGCCCGGGCCGCTCCGGGGCTCGATCCGGCGGATGTCGACGGCGATCGCCTGGCACGCACGGGCGTGCAGTTCTTCCTCGACGTGGGTGTTTCCCGAGAGGGCATCGCGCGGCTCGTCGGTCGGGACCCCTGGTCGATGCCAGGGGTGATCCGCCGGCCCGACGCGAGTGCGACGGCACTCTACCGCGAGCGGGACCCACCGACCACGATCGACAGCGTCGAGGCGTTTCCGCTCACCTTCGATCCGACGACGTTCGAGGCCGAACCGGTCGATCCGGGCGACGCGCCCGAACCGTCGATCGGTGGGCCCTACGGTGCGGGCGTCGACCGGGCCGACGGCGAGTTGGGCCAGGCAGTCCGGCGGGCCGAACGCCGCCGCCACGGCTTGCCCGATCCGACACCGACCGAGACGGCCAGCGAACCCGCCCCCGCGAGCAGCCCCGAACAGTTGCTCACGAAGCCGCTGGTCGCGAACGTCACCGCGCGGTTCGTCTCCGACGCGCTCGACCGCGAAGGAGTGGTCGACGGGCGCATCCTCCTGGGCCAGGAACAACTGCTGGCGTTCACCGAGACCGCGAGTGCCGCCTTCGGAGACACCGACACCGAACGCCTCCTGATCCCGCTGGAGGCCGTCTCCGACGTGGGCTTCGATTACGTCCCCAGCGACCTCTCGGCGGAGTTCGAGTCGTCGATCGCGATCGCGCACCGACACGGCGACGATCAGCACGTCCTGTTGATCGAACTCGCGCCGAGCAAGCAGTACAAGTTCCGGTCGGTCCTCTTTCGCCTCCTCTTCAACGTCACGCCCGCGGACGTGGCCAACCCCGTGTCGATCGACGGCGCCGACACGGGCGAGCACGCCGCCGAGATGATGCTGTACGTCCGCCCGACCGAGATCAGGTTCGGCGCGCCGACCGGCGACGCCGAAGAGTTCACCGTCCCGCTGGGTCAGGTCGTCCACGTCGAGCGCGACCACGAGTACGTCGACACCGACAAGCGCCGCGTGCTCTATGTCAGCTACCTGCTCGACAACCGGATGCTGACGGCGATGGTCGCACTCCGGGACGACCGCCTGCAGACACTGTTCGAGCGGTTTCTCAAGCGATCGTTTCAAGATCAGGTCAACGAGATCGAAGGGATCGCGCTCTCGGCGGGCGAGCGTGACGTCCTCGCCGCGCTCGCCAGCGCCGACGCCCGCCCCGATCTGGCCGCGCTCCTCGACGTCGACGCCGATCGCCTCGACGCGATCCTGGACACACTCGGCGCGAAATCGCTCGTCGAGGTCGGCCAGTCGGGAACGGCGCTCACGGGTCGCGGGTATCTGACGGCCGTCCGCCGGACCGACGCCGAGCGGTGA
- a CDS encoding AIM24 family protein: MDLAGFAEQHAPQDSAEQFDLENSKLLDVAVDGTVMAKAGSMVAYDGNLSFTGKSSAEGGLKGMVKSKLTSEGTPVMEAEGTGHLYLADQGKNVQVLELDAGQELSVNGEDILAFESRVDYSIGLIDSLSGVSTGGLTNVFLEGPGKIALTTHGEPIVLEPPVRTDPDATVAWANTTPSSNVDRNLKDMVGQSSGESYQLDFTGSEGFVVVQPFEEGPAQQAATDGGGGNNTPGLGDVINGI; this comes from the coding sequence ATGGATCTTGCCGGATTCGCGGAGCAACACGCTCCACAGGACAGTGCCGAACAGTTCGACCTCGAAAACAGCAAACTCCTCGACGTGGCCGTCGACGGCACGGTGATGGCCAAGGCCGGGTCGATGGTCGCCTACGACGGGAACCTCTCCTTTACGGGGAAGTCCTCGGCCGAGGGCGGCCTGAAGGGGATGGTCAAGTCGAAACTCACCAGCGAGGGGACGCCAGTCATGGAGGCCGAAGGGACGGGCCATCTGTATCTTGCCGACCAGGGCAAAAACGTCCAGGTGCTCGAACTCGACGCGGGCCAGGAGCTGTCGGTCAACGGTGAGGACATTCTCGCCTTCGAGTCGCGGGTCGACTACTCGATCGGCCTGATCGACAGTCTCTCGGGGGTCTCGACGGGTGGGCTGACGAACGTCTTCCTCGAAGGCCCGGGCAAGATCGCACTCACGACCCACGGCGAACCGATCGTGCTCGAACCGCCGGTCCGGACCGATCCGGACGCGACGGTCGCCTGGGCGAACACCACCCCGAGCAGCAACGTCGACCGGAACCTCAAGGACATGGTCGGCCAGTCCTCTGGCGAGTCCTACCAGCTCGACTTTACGGGCTCGGAGGGCTTCGTCGTCGTCCAGCCGTTCGAGGAAGGCCCTGCTCAGCAGGCGGCGACCGACGGTGGCGGCGGGAACAACACGCCCGGGCTGGGTGACGTGATCAACGGCATCTGA
- a CDS encoding metalloprotease, giving the protein MADVPGPFDRQELRDLGAAWAALTVAFTMALDPAMQPPRIFDAAPTVIVEALLASAVVVGAGVIGHELAHKALARHYGQQAAFRATYPWLGLSILAGAAGWIVAAPGAVYHRGRITARQRGLIALAGPASNMAFAIGFAGLLVVPGLSRIAVLGLFVNLLLAGFNMLPAGPLDGRSVLDWHRGVYAVSALLTVGPAAAFMLLPLL; this is encoded by the coding sequence GTGGCCGACGTTCCCGGACCGTTCGATCGGCAGGAGCTACGCGACCTCGGGGCCGCGTGGGCCGCGCTCACGGTCGCGTTTACGATGGCGCTCGACCCCGCGATGCAGCCGCCCCGAATCTTCGACGCCGCGCCGACGGTGATCGTCGAGGCCCTGCTAGCGAGCGCGGTGGTCGTCGGCGCGGGCGTGATCGGCCACGAACTCGCCCACAAAGCCCTCGCCCGTCACTACGGCCAACAGGCGGCGTTCCGGGCGACCTACCCCTGGCTCGGCCTCTCGATCCTGGCGGGCGCGGCGGGTTGGATCGTCGCCGCGCCGGGCGCCGTGTATCATCGCGGCCGGATCACGGCCCGCCAGCGCGGCCTGATCGCGCTCGCGGGCCCGGCCTCGAATATGGCCTTCGCGATCGGATTCGCCGGCCTGTTGGTCGTCCCCGGCCTCTCGCGAATCGCGGTCCTCGGCCTGTTCGTGAACCTCCTGCTCGCGGGGTTCAACATGCTCCCCGCGGGCCCGCTCGACGGCCGGTCGGTGCTCGACTGGCACCGGGGCGTCTACGCCGTGAGCGCTCTGCTCACGGTCGGTCCCGCGGCGGCGTTCATGCTCCTCCCGCTGCTATGA
- a CDS encoding TraB/GumN family protein, whose amino-acid sequence MSDERLARILERPVEPSGEGSVEVIGTAHVSPESVAEVESRIAERDHDVVAVELDRGRYRQFKGETPDDLDPDDLLGGRTLYQFIAYWILSYVQARMGEKFDIEPGADMLAAVEAAEQEDSGLALVDRDIQTTIQRFWTRLTFREKARLLGEGLAEMGAPVTTAYTAVGTVAFILAVLVTIAIGPVVVEPGVVPGALVGIVDLAVIWGALTIAGGTPLALWLNWIYDPEAVEEFDIEDITDTDVLTAMLEEFRRFSPGGAEALIDERDAYLAHNLIALREAGYNVIAVVGAGHQAGIEEYLADPETLPTMDSLTGEIDRSGLPWLKIVGYVFTVGYLALFGLLILGGASQQFLLGLFAVWFLVNGIAAAGMAKLAGARWTSALVGGAVAWMTSLNPALAPGWFAGYVELRSRPVNVSDIGTLNEILADEEATLMELLARLRAVPLARLILVVAMTNVGSMIASGLFLLMLPRLSEEIGSGEEFLGLLRQGIVNGWGIVTDVLAQVVGLF is encoded by the coding sequence ATGAGCGACGAACGGCTGGCGAGAATCCTCGAACGGCCCGTCGAACCCTCCGGGGAGGGGTCCGTCGAGGTGATCGGGACGGCCCACGTCTCCCCGGAGAGCGTCGCAGAGGTCGAATCGCGCATCGCCGAGCGCGATCACGACGTCGTCGCCGTCGAACTCGATCGGGGGCGGTACCGGCAGTTCAAAGGCGAGACGCCCGACGACCTCGACCCGGACGACCTGCTCGGCGGGCGGACGCTGTATCAGTTCATCGCCTACTGGATTCTCTCCTACGTCCAGGCGCGGATGGGCGAGAAGTTCGACATCGAACCCGGCGCGGACATGCTCGCCGCCGTCGAGGCCGCCGAACAAGAGGATAGCGGCCTCGCACTCGTCGATCGAGACATCCAGACGACGATCCAGCGGTTCTGGACCCGGTTGACGTTCCGCGAGAAGGCACGCCTGCTCGGCGAAGGCCTCGCAGAGATGGGCGCGCCAGTGACGACGGCGTACACCGCGGTGGGGACCGTCGCATTCATTCTCGCCGTGCTCGTGACGATCGCGATCGGCCCCGTCGTCGTCGAACCGGGCGTCGTCCCCGGGGCGCTCGTCGGGATCGTCGACCTCGCGGTCATCTGGGGTGCCCTGACGATCGCTGGCGGGACGCCGCTGGCGCTCTGGCTCAACTGGATCTACGACCCCGAGGCCGTCGAAGAGTTCGACATCGAGGACATCACCGACACGGACGTGCTGACCGCGATGCTCGAAGAGTTTCGGCGGTTCTCACCGGGCGGCGCCGAGGCGCTGATCGACGAGCGCGACGCGTATCTCGCCCACAACCTGATCGCCTTGCGCGAGGCGGGCTACAACGTCATCGCCGTCGTCGGCGCGGGCCACCAGGCCGGCATCGAGGAGTATCTCGCGGACCCCGAGACGCTGCCCACGATGGACTCGCTGACCGGCGAGATCGACAGGTCGGGCCTGCCCTGGCTGAAGATCGTCGGCTACGTGTTCACCGTCGGCTATCTCGCACTCTTTGGCCTCCTGATCCTCGGCGGCGCCTCCCAGCAGTTCCTGCTGGGCCTGTTCGCGGTGTGGTTTCTGGTCAACGGCATCGCCGCGGCGGGCATGGCGAAACTCGCGGGCGCGCGCTGGACGAGTGCGCTCGTCGGCGGTGCCGTCGCCTGGATGACGAGTCTCAACCCCGCGCTCGCGCCGGGGTGGTTCGCGGGCTACGTGGAGTTGCGCTCCCGACCGGTCAACGTCAGCGACATCGGGACGCTCAACGAGATCCTTGCCGACGAGGAGGCCACGCTCATGGAGTTGCTCGCGAGACTGCGCGCGGTGCCACTCGCCCGACTCATCCTCGTCGTCGCGATGACGAACGTCGGAAGCATGATCGCGAGCGGCCTGTTCCTCCTCATGTTGCCCCGCCTCTCCGAGGAGATCGGGTCGGGCGAGGAGTTTCTGGGCCTGCTTCGCCAGGGGATCGTCAACGGCTGGGGCATCGTCACCGACGTGCTCGCCCAGGTCGTGGGGCTGTTCTAA